A part of Diachasmimorpha longicaudata isolate KC_UGA_2023 chromosome 11, iyDiaLong2, whole genome shotgun sequence genomic DNA contains:
- the LOC135167489 gene encoding LIM/homeobox protein Lhx9-like isoform X1 → MKNPTIFDPLKQALRTTSKDGGIVPITMTMDVSKSETSKNGSAQQECAGCGKIITERYLLKALDLYWHEDCLKCGCCDCRLGEVGSTLYQKANLILCKRDYLRLFGNTGYCAACSKIIPAFEMVMRARANVYHLECFACQQCNHRFCVGDRFYLCENKILCEYDYEERLVFANMALHPPASLAHIKRQLPPTPPGNGQSLHPGHNQMQHQHPSQTMGQSIQHNHVNGQMSSQTPTVNGNMSIGPRGPGDMNNNGLSGPGIGGVKAPPMSMPAPTS, encoded by the exons atGAAGAATCCCACGATCTTTGATCCACTGAAGCAAGCGTTGAGGACGACATCCAAGG ACGGCGGAATAGTTCCAATCACCATGACGATGGACGTGAGCAAGTCGGAGACGAGTAAAAATGGCTCGGCACAGCAGGAATGCGCGGgatgtggaaaaataattactgagag GTACCTCCTCAAGGCCTTGGATTTATACTGGCACGAGGATTGTTTAAAGTGCGGCTGCTGTGACTGCCGATTAGGCGAAGTAGGCTCAACCCTTTACCAAAAAGCCAATCTAATTCTATGTAAAAGGGACTATTTAAGACTGTTCGGTAATACGGGATACTGTGCAGCATGTTCAAAAATAATACCAGCATTCGAGATGGTAATGAGGGCACGTGCAAACGTCTACCATTTGGAGTGTTTCGCCTGTCAACAGTGCAATCACCG GTTCTGTGTGGGGGACAGATTTTATCtgtgtgaaaataaaatactttGTGAATATGATTATGAGGAGCGGTTGGTATTCGCTAATATGGCATTACATCCACCGGCGTCGTTGGCGCATATCAAGAGACAGTTACCACCTACACCACCTGGTAATGGACAAAGTCTCCATCCGGGACACAATCAAATGCAGCATCAACATCCCTCACAAACCATGGGACAATCGATTCAACACAATCATGTCAAT GGTCAAATGTCAAGTCAAACCCCTACAGTAAACGGCAATATGAGTATAGGGCCCCGGGGCCCAGGTGACATGAACAACAATGGTCTCTCAGGTCCCGGAATAGGAGGTGTGAAAGCTCCCCCAATGTCAATGCCAGCACCCACCAGCTGA
- the LOC135167494 gene encoding uncharacterized protein LOC135167494 isoform X2: MRRITRHSRICNESCLRQLNKTLITMLRSKLRIFIWILLAVLTDIISCQYTAENSWGSASQQAFGGSKDRQPIVFTTTPGDLCREYLGSELAIWASYAYRADICTRPISCRIRPSFVTETRPGPPPEGMLCALHLRGDGQEAVKFVCHRGNCVREQPNK, from the exons ATGCGAAGGATCACTCGTCACAGTCGCATTTGTAACGAGTCGTGTCTGAGGCAACTGAACAAGACACTCATCACAATGTTGAGATCAAAGttaagaatatttatttggatTTTACTCGCTGTTCTGACTGACATCATCAGCTGTCAATATACCG cgGAAAACAGTTGGGGAAGTGCATCGCAACAGGCGTTCGGAGGTTCCAAAGACCGACAGCCGATTGTTTTCACGACTACCCCCGGGGATCTTTGCAGGGAATATTTGGGGTCTGAACTAGCTATTTGG GCAAGCTATGCATACAGAGCAGATATCTGCACCAGACCCATCAGCTGTCGCATACGCCCCAGCTTTGTCACCGAAACAAGACCGGGGCCTCCACCTGAGGGAATGCTCTGTGCTCTTCACTTGAGAGGCGATGGCCAGGAAGCAGTTAAATTC GTCTGTCACCGAGGAAATTGCGTGAGGGAGCAACCAAACAAATAA
- the LOC135167489 gene encoding LIM domain only protein 3-like isoform X2, protein MTMDVSKSETSKNGSAQQECAGCGKIITERYLLKALDLYWHEDCLKCGCCDCRLGEVGSTLYQKANLILCKRDYLRLFGNTGYCAACSKIIPAFEMVMRARANVYHLECFACQQCNHRFCVGDRFYLCENKILCEYDYEERLVFANMALHPPASLAHIKRQLPPTPPGNGQSLHPGHNQMQHQHPSQTMGQSIQHNHVNGQMSSQTPTVNGNMSIGPRGPGDMNNNGLSGPGIGGVKAPPMSMPAPTS, encoded by the exons ATGACGATGGACGTGAGCAAGTCGGAGACGAGTAAAAATGGCTCGGCACAGCAGGAATGCGCGGgatgtggaaaaataattactgagag GTACCTCCTCAAGGCCTTGGATTTATACTGGCACGAGGATTGTTTAAAGTGCGGCTGCTGTGACTGCCGATTAGGCGAAGTAGGCTCAACCCTTTACCAAAAAGCCAATCTAATTCTATGTAAAAGGGACTATTTAAGACTGTTCGGTAATACGGGATACTGTGCAGCATGTTCAAAAATAATACCAGCATTCGAGATGGTAATGAGGGCACGTGCAAACGTCTACCATTTGGAGTGTTTCGCCTGTCAACAGTGCAATCACCG GTTCTGTGTGGGGGACAGATTTTATCtgtgtgaaaataaaatactttGTGAATATGATTATGAGGAGCGGTTGGTATTCGCTAATATGGCATTACATCCACCGGCGTCGTTGGCGCATATCAAGAGACAGTTACCACCTACACCACCTGGTAATGGACAAAGTCTCCATCCGGGACACAATCAAATGCAGCATCAACATCCCTCACAAACCATGGGACAATCGATTCAACACAATCATGTCAAT GGTCAAATGTCAAGTCAAACCCCTACAGTAAACGGCAATATGAGTATAGGGCCCCGGGGCCCAGGTGACATGAACAACAATGGTCTCTCAGGTCCCGGAATAGGAGGTGTGAAAGCTCCCCCAATGTCAATGCCAGCACCCACCAGCTGA
- the LOC135167261 gene encoding uncharacterized protein LOC135167261, with protein sequence MEEDRRAHQPSTAGRREVTRVARDKSKAGALKIEFQYYGGIIGNLEPALTDGGERALASKWTKKLFGVEYHVEVLMEKRNRYLAALAINMINDEMSGVFETVPPEGPLQEIEELPITSPGQAEWERDTTWSEFYSAIPEDMDEISCSFHSNEEDCEEHSEIDKQLENEFWFLLYHIRPCAAIMPCPSSKSKVIHWIYALCRLSAKKCHKMKNLRNEYAYSLYSYVVDLKAAGPFEESPPRRKLPPLAELAKKIAKRYPITSPYNSQANSFMETQPTPEEGAICYVAVTGNMFDPNKLLPR encoded by the exons ATGGAGGAGGACAGAAGGGCACATCAGCCATCCACCGCGGGCCGAAGGGAGGTTACAAGAGTAGCTAGGGATAAGTCCAAAGCTGGTGCCCTCAAAATAGAATTCCAGTATTATGG AGGAATAATCGGGAACCTGGAGCCGGCCCTGACCGATGGAGGTGAGCGTGCCCTGGCCtcgaaatggacgaaaaaattattcggcgTTGAGTATCACGTGGAGGTGTTGATGGAAAAGCGTAACAGGTACCTGGCGGCCTTGGCGATCAATATGATCAATGACGAGATGAGCGGGGTCTTCGAGACTGTACCCCCGGAGGGACCGCTACaagaaattgaagaattaCCGATCACCAGCCCGGGTCAGGCCGAGTGGGAGAGGGATACCACGTGGTCGGAGTTCTACTCTGCCATTCCCGAGGACATGGACGAA aTTTCCTGCTCTTTTCATTCCAACGAGGAGGATTGTGAGGAACATTCAGAGATAGATAAGCAGTTGGAAAAT GAATTTTGGTTTCTCCTGTACCACATTCGACCCTGCGCCGCGATAATGCCCTGTCCCTCCTCTAAATCCAAAGTAATTCATTGGATTTACGCCCTCTGTCGGTTGAGCGCGAAGAAATGTCacaaaatgaagaatttgagGAACGAATATGCTTATTCCCTCTATTC GTATGTCGTCGATCTCAAAGCTGCTGGACCTTTCGAGGAGAGCCCTCCGAGGCGAAAATTACCTCCTCTTGCCGAATTAGCCAA AAAAATTGCTAAGAGGTATCCCATAACATCTCCCTACAACTCCCAGGCAAATTCATTCATGGAGACACAACCCACCCCCGAGGAAGGTGCAATATGTTACGTAGCAGTCACTGGAAATATGTTCGATCCAAATAAATTACTTCCGAGATAA